One segment of Manihot esculenta cultivar AM560-2 chromosome 4, M.esculenta_v8, whole genome shotgun sequence DNA contains the following:
- the LOC110612567 gene encoding zinc finger BED domain-containing protein RICESLEEPER 1-like: MDSGLRLFLFSGSSFPFPGAAAAGLKAIRVKAECIHCKHQLGVCKTGATTLLLRHLNSCLRRKVNLKGQQQLNITPTIAETKSVTSVQKFKYDHAKVREVIAHMILVHELSFRFVEYEIFNLLMRTATPYYQKVSRATARKDYFSAYEIEKMKVKVLLKDTDKVSVTIDLWKSKQQISYMVVTAHFVNSEWKLQKCTLNFCDIPSPHTGVVICDVLQKCLVKWGIEDKVWTISVDNASYNDVAIRMLKDNLVYNNSLALYGKLFHVRCCAHILNLLVQDGLSEIVDIIKNVRESVKYLVASESCRLIFSEIAKQLKLPSKKLLLDCGTRWNATYFMLSAALEF; this comes from the exons ATGGACTCGGGTctccggctcttcctcttctccggctctTCTTTCCCTTTCCCTGGCGccgcggctgctggtttgaaggcGATCAGGG TGAAGGCAGAATGTATTCATTGCAAGCACCAACTTGGAGTGTGCAAAACTGGTGCCACAACACTCTTGCTTAGACATTTAAATAGTTGCCTAAGAAGGAAGGTGAACTTGAAAGGGCAACAACAACTCAACATCACACCAACCATAGCTGAGACAAAAAGTGTGACTTCTGtgcaaaaatttaaatatgaccATGCAAAAGTAAGAGAAGTCATTGCTCATATGATTCTTGTTCATGAGTTGTCATTCCGCTTTGTAGAGTATGAGATCTTCAATTTGTTAATGAGAACTGCAACTCCGTATTATCAGAAGGTTAGTCGTGCAACTGCAAGAAAAGATTATTTTTCTGCGTATGAAATTGAGAAGATGAAAGTGAAAGTATTACTGAAGGACACTGATAAGGTTAGTGTGACCATAGATTTATGGAAGTCTAAGCAGCAAATTTCATACATGGTTGTTACTGCCCATTTTGTGAACTCTGAATGGAAGTTACAAAAATGTACTTTGAATTTTTGTGATATCCCATCACCTCATACAGGTGTTGTTATATGTGATGTGCTACAAAAATGCTTAGTTAAATGGGGCATCGAAGATAAGGTATGGACTATTAGTGTTGATAATGCCAGTTATAATGATGTAGCTATTAGGATGTTGAAGGATAATCTTGTTTACAACAATAGTCTTGCACTTTATGGTAAATTATTTCATGTGAGATGTTGTGCacatattttgaatttattggTACAAGATGGTTTGTCTGAGATtgtagatataattaaaaatgtgCGTGAAAGTGTAAAATATCTTGTTGCTTCTGAGTCTTGCCGTTTAATTTTTAGTGAAATTGCAAAGCAATTGAAATTACCTTCCAAGAAACTTCTTTTAGATTGTGGCACAAGGTGGAATGCAACTTATTTCATGCTATCAGCTGCTTTGGAGTTTTAA